AAACACTGCCAATGCTATCAGCACTTTTCCTTCAATCTTTGTAATTATCTCAAATGTTTCATAATCCACAAACTCAATATAGTCAATTTTTGTGTGTTTTTCATTTAAAATCAAATCTTCCATTACTTTCTTCAGTTTTAAAGTATTCCTTTCTCCCCTCTCAATTAAATCCTTTGCCAGAGTCAGAGCCCTGTATAAAACTGTTGCTGATTTCCTCTCTTGCTCAGAAAGATATACGTTTCGCGAGCTCATTGCAAGTCCATCTGCCTCGCGCACAATTGGACATGGAACAATCTCAATATCCAGATTAAGGTCTTTTACCATCTGCTTAATTACAGCAAGCTGCTGTGCATCCTTTTGCCCAAAATATGCTCTGTCAGGATTCACAATATTAAAAAGTTTAAGAACAACAGTTGCAACGCCATCAAAGTGTCCCGGTCTTGACCTTCCACACATAATCTCTGTTATTTTCTTTACAGAAACAACCGTTTTAAAGCCATCCGGATACATCTCCTGCACAGATGGATAAAATATATAGTCCACTCCTTCCTTCTCAGCCAAACTCCTATCTCTCTCAAAATCACGAGGGTATCTATCATAATCTTCATTCGGTCCAAATTGAATTGGATTTACAAAAATACTCATAATTGTTATGTCATTTTCACTCTTTGATCTCCTGACCAGGCTCAAATGTCCTTCATGCAGATATCCCATTGTTGGAACAAATCCTATTGTTTTGCCCTGGTTTTTAAGGTTTTTTACAACATTTTTCATTTCCTGAATTGTTCTGATAACATCCATCAGTAACTATGCTCCTTTCCTGGAAATTCTCCTTTTTTCACCTCATCGATATACCTGGAAACGGCATCTTTAATTGCACTGCCAATCTCAGCATATCTTTTTACAAACCTGGGCTTGAAGTCCTCATACATACCAAGCATATCATAACACACAAGTACCTGCCCATCACAATAGGGTCCAGCCCCAATACCAATTACAGGTATTTTTACGCTTTCCTGTACCTGCTTTGCAACCATTGCCGGGACTTTTTCGAGTACAATTGCAAAAACACCTGCTTTTTCAAGTTTTTTTGCATCCTCTATCAACTTCTTTGCTTCTTCTTCCTCTTTTGCACGAAGGTCATAGCCACCAAATACATTCACAGATTGAGGAGTGAGGCCCAAATGCCCCATAACAGGAATCTGGGCTTTTAGTACAGCTTCTATTTTGTCCAAAACATCATCACAGCCTTCCATTTTCACTGCGTATGCACCAGCCCTAATGAGCCTCCCAGCATTTTTAACAGCTTCTTCAGGCGTTGTATGATAGGACAAAAATGGCATGTCTGCAACAACCATTGCATATTTTGTGCCCCTTGCAACAGCCTTTACATGGTGTTCCATATCATCCATTGTAACCGGAATAGTTGAATCATATCCAAGAATAACCATGCCAAGTGAATCACCAACAAGCAAAATGTCCACCATACAGCTATCAAATAGCTTTGCAAATGTGTAGTCGTATGCTGTGAGCATGGTAATCTTCTCGCCTCTCTGTTTTTTCTCCATCAGCACTTTTGTTGTAACCCTGTTCATAACTCAAATCTCCCACCTTTCGATTCAATAAAATCTTTTAATTTTTCAAAAACATCAAATTGTCCTCTTTCTTTTATAAGTTCCAGTGTCAGTTTCAACAGCTCCAGTAGCGTATCTTTCTGATGCTCAGAAAGTACCATATAATGCTTCTCCAGGGTGGATATATCTCCTCTTGCTGCAGGACCAGTAAGGGAGTTAAGCCTATCATTCAAGAAATTTTCAAGCGATGCTTTTGCAAGCGGACCTATCATTGAAAATATAACATCATCAGGAAGCTTTAAATCTCTGTAAATGTTATATGAAAAGTTCAAAAGTGAAACTAAATAGTTTGAAGCAACTGTGGCAGCAAGGTGATATTTTATTTTATCTTCTTTTTTAAGCTCTATATATTTATTCCCCAATTTTTGAAGTATTATCTTACCAGCCTCAAATCCTGTTTCATCGCCTTCTAACGAGAACACAGCCTGGCTTAGTCTCTGAATATCTTCTACTTTTCCTCTCAATGTCTGCACTGGATGAAGAGAAAATCTTCCTTTGCAGGGCACCATTATTGCACTTGATGGCAATGCCCCCGAAAGATGAGCAAAAATCTTTTCTTTTGAAATCTCCTGCTCAAGGTTTTTTGAAACCTCTTCAATAGCAGAGTCAGATACGCTCAGAAAAACTATATCGCAGGCTTTAACAAGTTCCTTTGCATTCTGAAAAGCCCTTGTGCATGTCAAATTTGCTGCTTCTTTGGCTTTTTCATACGTTCGGTTGTAAAATCCTGCAACTTCAATTCCCTTGCTTACAAAGTACAAGCCAAGAGAAATTCCTGCTCTTGATGCGCCATAAAAACCAACTCTCATAAAAAACTACCTCCAAAAAAATTAAAAAGGCAGAACAGAGTCTGCCTTTTCTTTTCAAAATGTGAACAAAATTATGAACCAGTAGCTTCTCTTTAGCAGTCCCTGTTCTTTTAAAAATCAGGGCAGCTTTTTATTCAATTTTCAAATAAAGCCAAATAGCCCACATGAGTTTGGTATGGCTCGACAACCCTGTCGATACCATCCTAATAAAATAATTATACCACAATTTAAAAAAAGATGTTGTTAACTTTTCTATTTTTGAGGGTAAAAATAAATACGAAAAAAATATTTTTTGAGAGGTGGAAATGAATAATGAAGAGTGAGAAAATAATTGATATGCTCAATGAACAACTCAACAGAGAACTTTTTTCTGCTTATTTTTACACAGCAATGGAAGCTTATTTTGCTTCACAAAACTTAGATGGTTTTGCACACTTTTTCAATGTCCAGACAAAAGAAGAATTAGACCATGCAAGGCTGATTTTTGACTACATCAACAAAATTGGTGGAAGGGTTATTCTCAAAGAATTAAAGCAACCAAAAATAGACTACTCATCCCCTACAGAAGTGTTCGAGTTAGCGCTTGCTCATGAGCAGTTTATAACATCCTCCATACATGAAATAGCTAAAGCTGCTTTTGAGGAAAAAGACCTCACAACGCACAACTTCCTGCAGTGGTTTATAAGCGAGCAGGCAGAGGAAGAGGAAACAATGGATAAAATTTTGAGAAAGCTCAAATTTATCAAAGAAGACCCGAGCGGACTTTTGTTTTTGGACAAAGAATTATCAACAAGAGTATACACTCCGCCTTCAATAATGCAGGCAGAGTAAATTTAAAATAGGGTTGAATTTGCTTAATTTTCTGGTATACTATTTGAAATAGAGAAAAATAATGAAGGTGGCAGGATAAAATGTACTACACGTTTATCTGCAATAAATGTGAAGAGGTTTTCGAAATAAATGCTTCTATTTCAGAGATTTCAAATGGTTTAAAAGTAATTTGTCCCAAGTGTTCTTCAGATGATGTAAGAAGAGATTATTCCAGAATAAATTTCGGAATATCTGCGGCAAATAGCTCAAATACCCAGAGTTGCAGCAGCTGCTCAGGAAACAGAGGCTGCTGTGGAAGTTAAAATTCAAAAAAGTTATTGACAAAGTTGAAAGAGCTTTTTATAATATATATTGCGACAGCTACAAAAGGTGCCGAGATGGTGGAATTGGCAGACACGCTACTTTGAGGGGGTAGTGGGCGTTATGCCCGTGCGAGTTCGAGTCTCGCTCTCGGCACCAACTAAAAAGAAAATAGAGCCCTACTAACAGGGCTTTATTTTTTATTTGTGGAACAGAAAAAAAACAAAAGTTGCGCGCCCATAGCTCAATTGGATAGAGCATCAGACTACGGATCTGAGGGTTGGGGGTTCGAATCCTCCTGGGCGCGCCAGTTATTTTCAAGGGTTTGAGGTTTGGAATAATATTACAAATGCATTTTCTACAGCTACCCTACAGCTACCCGAGAAACTGTAAAAAATTAGGGTAATTACTCCACCTGTTTAGGAGTGATTACCCTTTGTTTTTATTATATCCTCAAATAAATTGTTCAACTTCATTGCAGCAGCCTTCTTTATTTCCGGCATAACATGGGAATAGATATTGAGAGTTGTTGAGATGTCCTTATGTCCTAAAAGCTCTTGTACAACCTTAGGATGTTCATTGGCTTCTAAAAGCCTTGTTGCATATGTGTGCCTTAATGCATGAAAGTTTATGTCAAGGTTTGCCCTTTTAATTATTCGGTAAAATGTCCTTAAAAAATTCCTTGGTTCAATTGGAGTGCCGAGTTCTGTTG
The Caldicellulosiruptor morganii DNA segment above includes these coding regions:
- a CDS encoding ferritin, which translates into the protein MKSEKIIDMLNEQLNRELFSAYFYTAMEAYFASQNLDGFAHFFNVQTKEELDHARLIFDYINKIGGRVILKELKQPKIDYSSPTEVFELALAHEQFITSSIHEIAKAAFEEKDLTTHNFLQWFISEQAEEEETMDKILRKLKFIKEDPSGLLFLDKELSTRVYTPPSIMQAE
- a CDS encoding Rossmann-like and DUF2520 domain-containing protein; the protein is MRVGFYGASRAGISLGLYFVSKGIEVAGFYNRTYEKAKEAANLTCTRAFQNAKELVKACDIVFLSVSDSAIEEVSKNLEQEISKEKIFAHLSGALPSSAIMVPCKGRFSLHPVQTLRGKVEDIQRLSQAVFSLEGDETGFEAGKIILQKLGNKYIELKKEDKIKYHLAATVASNYLVSLLNFSYNIYRDLKLPDDVIFSMIGPLAKASLENFLNDRLNSLTGPAARGDISTLEKHYMVLSEHQKDTLLELLKLTLELIKERGQFDVFEKLKDFIESKGGRFEL
- the panC gene encoding pantoate--beta-alanine ligase, producing MDVIRTIQEMKNVVKNLKNQGKTIGFVPTMGYLHEGHLSLVRRSKSENDITIMSIFVNPIQFGPNEDYDRYPRDFERDRSLAEKEGVDYIFYPSVQEMYPDGFKTVVSVKKITEIMCGRSRPGHFDGVATVVLKLFNIVNPDRAYFGQKDAQQLAVIKQMVKDLNLDIEIVPCPIVREADGLAMSSRNVYLSEQERKSATVLYRALTLAKDLIERGERNTLKLKKVMEDLILNEKHTKIDYIEFVDYETFEIITKIEGKVLIALAVFVGTTRLIDNIIVEVCNS
- a CDS encoding FmdB family zinc ribbon protein, producing MYYTFICNKCEEVFEINASISEISNGLKVICPKCSSDDVRRDYSRINFGISAANSSNTQSCSSCSGNRGCCGS
- the panB gene encoding 3-methyl-2-oxobutanoate hydroxymethyltransferase, with the protein product MNRVTTKVLMEKKQRGEKITMLTAYDYTFAKLFDSCMVDILLVGDSLGMVILGYDSTIPVTMDDMEHHVKAVARGTKYAMVVADMPFLSYHTTPEEAVKNAGRLIRAGAYAVKMEGCDDVLDKIEAVLKAQIPVMGHLGLTPQSVNVFGGYDLRAKEEEEAKKLIEDAKKLEKAGVFAIVLEKVPAMVAKQVQESVKIPVIGIGAGPYCDGQVLVCYDMLGMYEDFKPRFVKRYAEIGSAIKDAVSRYIDEVKKGEFPGKEHSY